In a single window of the Methanolobus psychrophilus R15 genome:
- a CDS encoding FO synthase subunit 2, producing the protein MLPDDIIEDARCGKVGYEDALRLLDANPFDLFSLANDIRYDAVGDTVSYVVNRNIYLTNRCIGNCGFCAFQQNEGHILSRDEVLHEVKLANDAGAVEVCVQGGYNPDLKLDYYLDIFEAISSEYPGMNIHGLSPMEVFYSAGQAGMPVEEAMMLLKESGLGTLTGTSAEILVDRVRNIICPGKLTTSQWVETITKAHGIGLRTNATIMYGHVESMTERLEHIFLIRGIQEQTGEFTEFIPMPFMPYNNMMGESMMERGQYMTGGIEDLQLFAISRIILNNHIDNIQAPWVKLGTKLAQVALFSGANDLGGTLMEDHITTASGGSNGEYTPASELEWIIRESGRIPKRRNAIYEECR; encoded by the coding sequence TTGCTCCCTGATGACATTATAGAAGATGCCCGCTGCGGAAAAGTCGGGTATGAGGATGCCCTGAGATTACTGGATGCTAATCCCTTTGATCTCTTCAGCCTTGCGAATGACATACGATATGATGCAGTTGGTGACACTGTCAGCTATGTGGTTAACAGGAACATCTACCTGACAAACCGATGCATCGGGAATTGCGGATTCTGTGCATTCCAGCAGAATGAAGGCCACATCCTTTCCAGGGACGAGGTACTCCATGAAGTGAAGCTTGCAAATGATGCCGGTGCAGTGGAAGTTTGCGTGCAGGGAGGATATAACCCGGACCTTAAACTTGACTACTACCTTGACATTTTTGAAGCTATCAGCTCAGAGTATCCAGGAATGAACATCCATGGCCTCTCACCAATGGAAGTATTCTATTCTGCCGGTCAGGCAGGGATGCCTGTTGAAGAGGCAATGATGCTTTTGAAGGAGAGCGGACTTGGCACGCTTACAGGCACTTCTGCGGAGATCCTCGTGGACCGGGTGCGTAATATAATATGCCCTGGAAAACTGACCACAAGCCAATGGGTGGAAACCATCACAAAGGCGCATGGAATCGGCCTGCGCACCAACGCGACCATAATGTATGGGCATGTAGAGAGCATGACGGAAAGGCTGGAGCATATTTTCCTGATACGTGGCATACAGGAGCAGACCGGAGAATTTACAGAGTTCATACCCATGCCTTTCATGCCCTATAACAACATGATGGGGGAGAGTATGATGGAAAGAGGCCAGTACATGACCGGCGGTATTGAAGACCTTCAACTGTTTGCCATTTCCAGGATCATCCTCAACAACCATATTGACAATATACAGGCTCCGTGGGTGAAACTGGGCACAAAGCTTGCACAGGTTGCGTTGTTCAGTGGTGCCAACGACCTCGGTGGAACCCTCATGGAAGATCACATAACTACCGCTTCCGGGGGCAGCAACGGGGAATATACTCCTGCAAGTGAACTTG